The proteins below are encoded in one region of Vespa velutina chromosome 11, iVesVel2.1, whole genome shotgun sequence:
- the LOC124952816 gene encoding mitochondrial inner membrane protease subunit 2, producing MRIPHFLRSVLIGIPVGITFLDTVGYVAKVEGISMQPALNPDLNNPDYVFLNRWAVRGHDIQRGEIVSVISPKAPSQTLIKRVVGVAGDILHTRGYKVDYLQVPDGHCWLEGDHTGRSMDSNTFGPVSLGLITAKATCIVWPPNRWQYLEVFIPNQCTILNSRRS from the exons ATGAGAATACCACATTTTTTACGCAGTGTCCTAATAGGCATCCCTGTTGGGATTACCTTCTTGGACACAGTAGGATATGTGGCAAAAGTGGAAGGAATATCTATGCAACCAGCCTTAAATCCAGATTTAAATAATCCAGATTATGTTTTCCTAAATCGTTGGGCTGTACGTGGTCATGATATTCAGCGAGGTGAAATAGTATCTGTGATATCTCCTAAAGCACCAAGTCaaacattaattaaacgaGTTGTAGGAGTTGCAGGTGATATTTTACATACACGTGGATATAAAGTTGATTATCTTCAG GTTCCAGATGGACATTGTTGGTTGGAAGGTGATCACACAGGTCGCTCAATGGATTCAAACACTTTTGGACCAGTTTCCCTTGGTTTAATTACAGCAAAGGCTACTTGCATAGTTTGGCCACCTAATCGTTGGCAATATTTAGAAGTTTTTATACCAAATCAATGTACAATATTGAATTCTAGAAGAagttaa
- the LOC124952814 gene encoding sodium-coupled monocarboxylate transporter 1-like isoform X3, which translates to MYKEYQQIQRSYRWSSSTDFGTGRLVGLNKWECANQIGTVTLQHSKDGTPTLLVAQPGGTFMRIKCNAEDNRLENESCEGDSEVAASCVDYQTLGISRMRNQNISTEIIGDLESGMMSLMASLESKVPKNIQQDTPAKQSFIDDSQSSLRNIKSLLVETKSNHFQSEFRAGNVDTAGVDQVDGNLVGGNVILGEFDSKPKKDLPLPTYEDFSYNNNNNNNNNNNNNNNNNNSNNSNKNNNNTNNNNNTEVQNENNKDDELDESKENSLRGKPYALATLDGTIMLVKDENILWAMQVDHQIFALCRLDVTNDGSDEIIACAWDGQTYILDQQRNSVRFQFEEPVRAFCTGYYNVVQRTPTPCLVYNTFNNKIFLYYDVTLPNMVISPLNPIVDLDEKERKILDEILNELDETEKQRRMQQLTECHISGVSLLGVPSEVYQYGSQYAACIFTSFITCTIIAYIYLPVFFKLQLTSIFEYLEIRFARPVRLLASFLYCLSLIIYIPLIIYVPALAFSQATAINLHLIAPVICIVCIFYTTIGGLKAVVWADTVQMTVTVGSLFAVLVLGIRSVGGVTEIWKIADEGGRIVFWNMDPSLFTRNSLWGMSIGMTMTWLSGIGISQVSMQRFLAVPTITEARKSIAFMGVGMIIIKWVSVFTGLIMYAKYYKCDPITAHVVARSDQILPYYVLDVAANAPGLPGLFLAGLVSAGLATMSGGLNTTAGTIYEDFIDPWMADTPEKEKKAAMIMKVTVVILGIICVAMVFIVDRLGDIFQVSMSLTGITAGSMLGLFSLGMLVPWATTKGAVVGGIVSMALMVWIIGGAQWNMALKRFIYKPLPASTAGCFLGNETSNNRTTITPINLSGPDVEYEPFIIYTISFMYYTAIGCLIVMVIGTIVSFLCGAPDLIDVNKDHFPPIIRRFLPRKKYTEVSLHSVPTSLMTEKSELMS; encoded by the exons ATGTACAAAGAATACCAACAAATACAAAG ATCATATAGGTGGTCCAGTAGTACAGATTTTGGGACTGGAAGACTAGTTGGTTTAAATAAATGGGAATGTGCTAATCAAATTGGAACAGTTACACTACag CACTCAAAAGATGGAACTCCAACATTGTTAGTTGCCCAACCAGGTGGTACATTCATGCGAATTAAGTGCAACGCAGAGGACAATAGATTAGAAAATGAATCCTGCGAAGGAGATAGCGAAGTAGCCGCGAGTTGTGTCGATTATCAAACTTTAGGAATATCTAGAATGCgtaatcaaaatatatctacTGAAATTATAGGAGATCTCGAATCAGGAATGATGTCTTTGATGGCATCATTGGAATCTAAGGTACCAAAGAATATACAACAGGATACTCCAGCTAAACAATCTTTTATCGATGACAGTCAGTCAagtttaagaaatataaagtcTTTATTAGTTGAAACTAAatcaaatcattttcaatcaGAATTCAGAGCGGGCAATGTAGATACTGCAG GCGTGGATCAAGTGGACGGTAATCTTGTGGGTGGTAACGTTATTCTTGGAGAATTTGATTCTAAGCCGAAGAAAGATCTGCCGTTACCGACATACgaagatttttcttataataataataataataataataataataataataataataataataataataatagtaataatagtaataaaaacaataacaataccaacaacaacaataatacagaagtacaaaatgaaaacaataagGATGATGAGTTAGATGAatctaaagaaaattctttaagaGGAAAGCCATATGCTTTAGCCACTTTGGACGGTACTATAATGTTAGTGAaggatgaaaatatattatg ggCAATGCAAGTGGATCATCAGATATTTGCTCTTTGTCGTTTGGACGTGACCAACGATGGTTCCGATGAAATAATTGCGTGCGCCTGGGACGGTCAAACATATATCTTAGATCAACAAAGAAATAGCGTACGTTTTCAATTCGAAGAACCAGTTAGAGCATTTTGTACAGGTTATTATAATGTTGTACAACGTACTCCTACACCTTGTCTCGTCTAcaatacttttaataacaaa ATATTCCTTTACTACGACGTGACGCTTCCAAATATGGTTATTAGTCCATTGAATCCTATTGTAGATTTGGATGAAAAAGAACGGAAAATTTTGGatgaaatattaaacgaaTTGGATGAAACTGAGAAACAACGTCGAATGCAGCAACTAACGGAATG TCACATATCCGGTGTATCGTTGCTCGGCGTGCCCTCGGAGGTATATCAATATGGCAGCCAATACGCAGCGTGCATTTTCACGTCCTTCATAACTTGCACAATCATTGCTTACATCTATTTACcagttttctttaaattacaattgactagtatatttgaatatttagaGATTAGATTTGCACGACCGGTACGATTGCTTGCATCCTTTTTGTATTGCTTGTCTCTCATTATCTATATTCCCTTGATCATTTATGTTCCCGCCTTAGCATTTTCTCAAGCAACCGCGATCAATTTACATCTGATTGCTCCTGTAATTTGCATCGTATGCATCTTTTACACGACTATA GGTGGCTTGAAAGCGGTCGTATGGGCGGATACGGTTCAAATGACAGTAACCGTAGGAAGCCTGTTTGCTGTCCTCGTGTTAGGGATCAGATCCGTGGGCGGTGTTACTGAAATTTGGAAAATAGCGGACGAAGGTGGTAGGATTGTATTTTGGAA CATGGATCCGAGTCTCTTCACTAGAAATAGTTTATGGGGTATGTCGATAGGCATGACCATGACATGGCTTTCTGGTATCGGTATCAGTCAGGTTTCCATGCAAAGATTCTTGGCAGTACCAACGATCACAGAAGCACGAAA ATCAATAGCATTTATGGGAGTtggtatgataataataaaatgggtTTCGGTATTCACTGGGCTTATTATGTACGCTAAGTATTACAAATGTGATCCAATAACAGCACAT GTAGTCGCAAGGAGCGATCAAATACTACCATATTATGTTTTGGATGTAGCTGCTAACGCTCCAGGTCTTCCTGGTCTTTTTCTTGCTGGTCTAGTTAGTGCTGGACTTGCTACCATGAGTGGTGGATTAAACACTACGGCGGGCACAATATACGAGGATTTCATTGATCCTTGGATGGCCGATACTCctgagaaggagaaaaaagcaGCTATGATCATGAAG gTCACCGTAGTTATCCTAGGCATTATTTGTGTGGCCATGGTTTTCATAGTCGATCGTCTTGGTGACATATTTCAAGTGTCTATGAGTTTGACTGGGATTACGGCTGGCTCGATGTTGGGTCTCTTCAGTTTGGGCATGTTGGTACCATGGGCAACGACAAAAGGCGCTGTAGTTGGTGGTATAGTCTCTATGGCCTTAATGGTATGGATCATTGGTGGTGCCCAATGGAACATGGCTCTTAAAAGATTCATTTATAAACCGTTGCCAGCTTCGACTGCCGGATGTTTCCTCGGAAATGAAACTTCAAACAATCGTACCACAATAACGCCAATTAATTTATCTGGACCTGACGTTGAATACGAGCCTTTCATTATTTACACGATTTCCTTCATGTACTATACCGCAATCGGTTGTTTGATTGTAATGGTGATTGGTACGATCGTAAGCTTCCTTTGTGGAGCACCAGATCTTATCGATGTTAATAAAGATCATTTTCCACCGATCATTCGAAG atttctACCACGCAAGAAATATACAGAAGTATCATTGCATTCGGTACCAACATCACTGATGACTGAAAAAAGTGAATTAATGTCCTAA
- the LOC124952814 gene encoding uncharacterized protein LOC124952814 isoform X2 produces MRAVSFVKRLQWELPGTICRHGLTIGDVDNDGDNELVVGTAEGELYIFKGSELWQKITGLGLVTSVAIGDIFNYGRNALVVICGDGWAHIFYSPRSVNPSNVPSLLTQLHKEDEQDNLKTLTDISTIINMISSPSSEHVDNISEINELSGKMECVHVQRIPTNTKVVLVADIDKDGANEMILGLTDRVVRSYRWSSSTDFGTGRLVGLNKWECANQIGTVTLQHSKDGTPTLLVAQPGGTFMRIKCNAEDNRLENESCEGDSEVAASCVDYQTLGISRMRNQNISTEIIGDLESGMMSLMASLESKVPKNIQQDTPAKQSFIDDSQSSLRNIKSLLVETKSNHFQSEFRAGNVDTAGVDQVDGNLVGGNVILGEFDSKPKKDLPLPTYEDFSYNNNNNNNNNNNNNNNNNNSNNSNKNNNNTNNNNNTEVQNENNKDDELDESKENSLRGKPYALATLDGTIMLVKDENILWAMQVDHQIFALCRLDVTNDGSDEIIACAWDGQTYILDQQRNSIFLYYDVTLPNMVISPLNPIVDLDEKERKILDEILNELDETEKQRRMQQLTECHISGVSLLGVPSEVYQYGSQYAACIFTSFITCTIIAYIYLPVFFKLQLTSIFEYLEIRFARPVRLLASFLYCLSLIIYIPLIIYVPALAFSQATAINLHLIAPVICIVCIFYTTIGGLKAVVWADTVQMTVTVGSLFAVLVLGIRSVGGVTEIWKIADEGGRIVFWNMDPSLFTRNSLWGMSIGMTMTWLSGIGISQVSMQRFLAVPTITEARKSIAFMGVGMIIIKWVSVFTGLIMYAKYYKCDPITAHVVARSDQILPYYVLDVAANAPGLPGLFLAGLVSAGLATMSGGLNTTAGTIYEDFIDPWMADTPEKEKKAAMIMKVTVVILGIICVAMVFIVDRLGDIFQVSMSLTGITAGSMLGLFSLGMLVPWATTKGAVVGGIVSMALMVWIIGGAQWNMALKRFIYKPLPASTAGCFLGNETSNNRTTITPINLSGPDVEYEPFIIYTISFMYYTAIGCLIVMVIGTIVSFLCGAPDLIDVNKDHFPPIIRRFLPRKKYTEVSLHSVPTSLMTEKSELMS; encoded by the exons atgaggGCTGTCAGTTTTGTTAAAAGATTACAGTGGGAATTACCAGGTACTATATGTAGACATGGACTAACAATAGGAGATGTCGATAATGATGGAGATAATGAATTAGTAGTAGGCACAGCAGAAGGagaactttatatttttaaa ggATCTGAATTATGGCAGAAAATAACTGGCCTTGGACTTGTAACTAGTGTAGCTATAGgtgatattttcaattatggAAGAAATGCATTGGTTGTTATTTGTGGAGATGGTTGGgcacatattttttatagtcCAAGATCTGTTAATCCTAGTAATGTACCATCTTTATTAACACAATTACATAAAGAAGATGAACAAGACAATCTTAAGACTCTTACAG ATATTAGtacgattattaatatgataagTTCACCAAGTTCAGAACACGTAGATAATATTAGCGAAATAAACGAATTGTCTGGAAAAATGGAATGTGTACATGTACAAAGAATACCAACAAATACAAAGGTAGTGTTGGTAGCTGATATTGATAAAGATGGTGCAAATGAAATGATACTTGGATTAACAGACCGTGTTGTCAGATCATATAGGTGGTCCAGTAGTACAGATTTTGGGACTGGAAGACTAGTTGGTTTAAATAAATGGGAATGTGCTAATCAAATTGGAACAGTTACACTACag CACTCAAAAGATGGAACTCCAACATTGTTAGTTGCCCAACCAGGTGGTACATTCATGCGAATTAAGTGCAACGCAGAGGACAATAGATTAGAAAATGAATCCTGCGAAGGAGATAGCGAAGTAGCCGCGAGTTGTGTCGATTATCAAACTTTAGGAATATCTAGAATGCgtaatcaaaatatatctacTGAAATTATAGGAGATCTCGAATCAGGAATGATGTCTTTGATGGCATCATTGGAATCTAAGGTACCAAAGAATATACAACAGGATACTCCAGCTAAACAATCTTTTATCGATGACAGTCAGTCAagtttaagaaatataaagtcTTTATTAGTTGAAACTAAatcaaatcattttcaatcaGAATTCAGAGCGGGCAATGTAGATACTGCAG GCGTGGATCAAGTGGACGGTAATCTTGTGGGTGGTAACGTTATTCTTGGAGAATTTGATTCTAAGCCGAAGAAAGATCTGCCGTTACCGACATACgaagatttttcttataataataataataataataataataataataataataataataataataataatagtaataatagtaataaaaacaataacaataccaacaacaacaataatacagaagtacaaaatgaaaacaataagGATGATGAGTTAGATGAatctaaagaaaattctttaagaGGAAAGCCATATGCTTTAGCCACTTTGGACGGTACTATAATGTTAGTGAaggatgaaaatatattatg ggCAATGCAAGTGGATCATCAGATATTTGCTCTTTGTCGTTTGGACGTGACCAACGATGGTTCCGATGAAATAATTGCGTGCGCCTGGGACGGTCAAACATATATCTTAGATCAACAAAGAAATAGC ATATTCCTTTACTACGACGTGACGCTTCCAAATATGGTTATTAGTCCATTGAATCCTATTGTAGATTTGGATGAAAAAGAACGGAAAATTTTGGatgaaatattaaacgaaTTGGATGAAACTGAGAAACAACGTCGAATGCAGCAACTAACGGAATG TCACATATCCGGTGTATCGTTGCTCGGCGTGCCCTCGGAGGTATATCAATATGGCAGCCAATACGCAGCGTGCATTTTCACGTCCTTCATAACTTGCACAATCATTGCTTACATCTATTTACcagttttctttaaattacaattgactagtatatttgaatatttagaGATTAGATTTGCACGACCGGTACGATTGCTTGCATCCTTTTTGTATTGCTTGTCTCTCATTATCTATATTCCCTTGATCATTTATGTTCCCGCCTTAGCATTTTCTCAAGCAACCGCGATCAATTTACATCTGATTGCTCCTGTAATTTGCATCGTATGCATCTTTTACACGACTATA GGTGGCTTGAAAGCGGTCGTATGGGCGGATACGGTTCAAATGACAGTAACCGTAGGAAGCCTGTTTGCTGTCCTCGTGTTAGGGATCAGATCCGTGGGCGGTGTTACTGAAATTTGGAAAATAGCGGACGAAGGTGGTAGGATTGTATTTTGGAA CATGGATCCGAGTCTCTTCACTAGAAATAGTTTATGGGGTATGTCGATAGGCATGACCATGACATGGCTTTCTGGTATCGGTATCAGTCAGGTTTCCATGCAAAGATTCTTGGCAGTACCAACGATCACAGAAGCACGAAA ATCAATAGCATTTATGGGAGTtggtatgataataataaaatgggtTTCGGTATTCACTGGGCTTATTATGTACGCTAAGTATTACAAATGTGATCCAATAACAGCACAT GTAGTCGCAAGGAGCGATCAAATACTACCATATTATGTTTTGGATGTAGCTGCTAACGCTCCAGGTCTTCCTGGTCTTTTTCTTGCTGGTCTAGTTAGTGCTGGACTTGCTACCATGAGTGGTGGATTAAACACTACGGCGGGCACAATATACGAGGATTTCATTGATCCTTGGATGGCCGATACTCctgagaaggagaaaaaagcaGCTATGATCATGAAG gTCACCGTAGTTATCCTAGGCATTATTTGTGTGGCCATGGTTTTCATAGTCGATCGTCTTGGTGACATATTTCAAGTGTCTATGAGTTTGACTGGGATTACGGCTGGCTCGATGTTGGGTCTCTTCAGTTTGGGCATGTTGGTACCATGGGCAACGACAAAAGGCGCTGTAGTTGGTGGTATAGTCTCTATGGCCTTAATGGTATGGATCATTGGTGGTGCCCAATGGAACATGGCTCTTAAAAGATTCATTTATAAACCGTTGCCAGCTTCGACTGCCGGATGTTTCCTCGGAAATGAAACTTCAAACAATCGTACCACAATAACGCCAATTAATTTATCTGGACCTGACGTTGAATACGAGCCTTTCATTATTTACACGATTTCCTTCATGTACTATACCGCAATCGGTTGTTTGATTGTAATGGTGATTGGTACGATCGTAAGCTTCCTTTGTGGAGCACCAGATCTTATCGATGTTAATAAAGATCATTTTCCACCGATCATTCGAAG atttctACCACGCAAGAAATATACAGAAGTATCATTGCATTCGGTACCAACATCACTGATGACTGAAAAAAGTGAATTAATGTCCTAA
- the LOC124952814 gene encoding uncharacterized protein LOC124952814 isoform X1: protein MRAVSFVKRLQWELPGTICRHGLTIGDVDNDGDNELVVGTAEGELYIFKGSELWQKITGLGLVTSVAIGDIFNYGRNALVVICGDGWAHIFYSPRSVNPSNVPSLLTQLHKEDEQDNLKTLTDISTIINMISSPSSEHVDNISEINELSGKMECVHVQRIPTNTKVVLVADIDKDGANEMILGLTDRVVRSYRWSSSTDFGTGRLVGLNKWECANQIGTVTLQHSKDGTPTLLVAQPGGTFMRIKCNAEDNRLENESCEGDSEVAASCVDYQTLGISRMRNQNISTEIIGDLESGMMSLMASLESKVPKNIQQDTPAKQSFIDDSQSSLRNIKSLLVETKSNHFQSEFRAGNVDTAGVDQVDGNLVGGNVILGEFDSKPKKDLPLPTYEDFSYNNNNNNNNNNNNNNNNNNSNNSNKNNNNTNNNNNTEVQNENNKDDELDESKENSLRGKPYALATLDGTIMLVKDENILWAMQVDHQIFALCRLDVTNDGSDEIIACAWDGQTYILDQQRNSVRFQFEEPVRAFCTGYYNVVQRTPTPCLVYNTFNNKIFLYYDVTLPNMVISPLNPIVDLDEKERKILDEILNELDETEKQRRMQQLTECHISGVSLLGVPSEVYQYGSQYAACIFTSFITCTIIAYIYLPVFFKLQLTSIFEYLEIRFARPVRLLASFLYCLSLIIYIPLIIYVPALAFSQATAINLHLIAPVICIVCIFYTTIGGLKAVVWADTVQMTVTVGSLFAVLVLGIRSVGGVTEIWKIADEGGRIVFWNMDPSLFTRNSLWGMSIGMTMTWLSGIGISQVSMQRFLAVPTITEARKSIAFMGVGMIIIKWVSVFTGLIMYAKYYKCDPITAHVVARSDQILPYYVLDVAANAPGLPGLFLAGLVSAGLATMSGGLNTTAGTIYEDFIDPWMADTPEKEKKAAMIMKVTVVILGIICVAMVFIVDRLGDIFQVSMSLTGITAGSMLGLFSLGMLVPWATTKGAVVGGIVSMALMVWIIGGAQWNMALKRFIYKPLPASTAGCFLGNETSNNRTTITPINLSGPDVEYEPFIIYTISFMYYTAIGCLIVMVIGTIVSFLCGAPDLIDVNKDHFPPIIRRFLPRKKYTEVSLHSVPTSLMTEKSELMS, encoded by the exons atgaggGCTGTCAGTTTTGTTAAAAGATTACAGTGGGAATTACCAGGTACTATATGTAGACATGGACTAACAATAGGAGATGTCGATAATGATGGAGATAATGAATTAGTAGTAGGCACAGCAGAAGGagaactttatatttttaaa ggATCTGAATTATGGCAGAAAATAACTGGCCTTGGACTTGTAACTAGTGTAGCTATAGgtgatattttcaattatggAAGAAATGCATTGGTTGTTATTTGTGGAGATGGTTGGgcacatattttttatagtcCAAGATCTGTTAATCCTAGTAATGTACCATCTTTATTAACACAATTACATAAAGAAGATGAACAAGACAATCTTAAGACTCTTACAG ATATTAGtacgattattaatatgataagTTCACCAAGTTCAGAACACGTAGATAATATTAGCGAAATAAACGAATTGTCTGGAAAAATGGAATGTGTACATGTACAAAGAATACCAACAAATACAAAGGTAGTGTTGGTAGCTGATATTGATAAAGATGGTGCAAATGAAATGATACTTGGATTAACAGACCGTGTTGTCAGATCATATAGGTGGTCCAGTAGTACAGATTTTGGGACTGGAAGACTAGTTGGTTTAAATAAATGGGAATGTGCTAATCAAATTGGAACAGTTACACTACag CACTCAAAAGATGGAACTCCAACATTGTTAGTTGCCCAACCAGGTGGTACATTCATGCGAATTAAGTGCAACGCAGAGGACAATAGATTAGAAAATGAATCCTGCGAAGGAGATAGCGAAGTAGCCGCGAGTTGTGTCGATTATCAAACTTTAGGAATATCTAGAATGCgtaatcaaaatatatctacTGAAATTATAGGAGATCTCGAATCAGGAATGATGTCTTTGATGGCATCATTGGAATCTAAGGTACCAAAGAATATACAACAGGATACTCCAGCTAAACAATCTTTTATCGATGACAGTCAGTCAagtttaagaaatataaagtcTTTATTAGTTGAAACTAAatcaaatcattttcaatcaGAATTCAGAGCGGGCAATGTAGATACTGCAG GCGTGGATCAAGTGGACGGTAATCTTGTGGGTGGTAACGTTATTCTTGGAGAATTTGATTCTAAGCCGAAGAAAGATCTGCCGTTACCGACATACgaagatttttcttataataataataataataataataataataataataataataataataataataatagtaataatagtaataaaaacaataacaataccaacaacaacaataatacagaagtacaaaatgaaaacaataagGATGATGAGTTAGATGAatctaaagaaaattctttaagaGGAAAGCCATATGCTTTAGCCACTTTGGACGGTACTATAATGTTAGTGAaggatgaaaatatattatg ggCAATGCAAGTGGATCATCAGATATTTGCTCTTTGTCGTTTGGACGTGACCAACGATGGTTCCGATGAAATAATTGCGTGCGCCTGGGACGGTCAAACATATATCTTAGATCAACAAAGAAATAGCGTACGTTTTCAATTCGAAGAACCAGTTAGAGCATTTTGTACAGGTTATTATAATGTTGTACAACGTACTCCTACACCTTGTCTCGTCTAcaatacttttaataacaaa ATATTCCTTTACTACGACGTGACGCTTCCAAATATGGTTATTAGTCCATTGAATCCTATTGTAGATTTGGATGAAAAAGAACGGAAAATTTTGGatgaaatattaaacgaaTTGGATGAAACTGAGAAACAACGTCGAATGCAGCAACTAACGGAATG TCACATATCCGGTGTATCGTTGCTCGGCGTGCCCTCGGAGGTATATCAATATGGCAGCCAATACGCAGCGTGCATTTTCACGTCCTTCATAACTTGCACAATCATTGCTTACATCTATTTACcagttttctttaaattacaattgactagtatatttgaatatttagaGATTAGATTTGCACGACCGGTACGATTGCTTGCATCCTTTTTGTATTGCTTGTCTCTCATTATCTATATTCCCTTGATCATTTATGTTCCCGCCTTAGCATTTTCTCAAGCAACCGCGATCAATTTACATCTGATTGCTCCTGTAATTTGCATCGTATGCATCTTTTACACGACTATA GGTGGCTTGAAAGCGGTCGTATGGGCGGATACGGTTCAAATGACAGTAACCGTAGGAAGCCTGTTTGCTGTCCTCGTGTTAGGGATCAGATCCGTGGGCGGTGTTACTGAAATTTGGAAAATAGCGGACGAAGGTGGTAGGATTGTATTTTGGAA CATGGATCCGAGTCTCTTCACTAGAAATAGTTTATGGGGTATGTCGATAGGCATGACCATGACATGGCTTTCTGGTATCGGTATCAGTCAGGTTTCCATGCAAAGATTCTTGGCAGTACCAACGATCACAGAAGCACGAAA ATCAATAGCATTTATGGGAGTtggtatgataataataaaatgggtTTCGGTATTCACTGGGCTTATTATGTACGCTAAGTATTACAAATGTGATCCAATAACAGCACAT GTAGTCGCAAGGAGCGATCAAATACTACCATATTATGTTTTGGATGTAGCTGCTAACGCTCCAGGTCTTCCTGGTCTTTTTCTTGCTGGTCTAGTTAGTGCTGGACTTGCTACCATGAGTGGTGGATTAAACACTACGGCGGGCACAATATACGAGGATTTCATTGATCCTTGGATGGCCGATACTCctgagaaggagaaaaaagcaGCTATGATCATGAAG gTCACCGTAGTTATCCTAGGCATTATTTGTGTGGCCATGGTTTTCATAGTCGATCGTCTTGGTGACATATTTCAAGTGTCTATGAGTTTGACTGGGATTACGGCTGGCTCGATGTTGGGTCTCTTCAGTTTGGGCATGTTGGTACCATGGGCAACGACAAAAGGCGCTGTAGTTGGTGGTATAGTCTCTATGGCCTTAATGGTATGGATCATTGGTGGTGCCCAATGGAACATGGCTCTTAAAAGATTCATTTATAAACCGTTGCCAGCTTCGACTGCCGGATGTTTCCTCGGAAATGAAACTTCAAACAATCGTACCACAATAACGCCAATTAATTTATCTGGACCTGACGTTGAATACGAGCCTTTCATTATTTACACGATTTCCTTCATGTACTATACCGCAATCGGTTGTTTGATTGTAATGGTGATTGGTACGATCGTAAGCTTCCTTTGTGGAGCACCAGATCTTATCGATGTTAATAAAGATCATTTTCCACCGATCATTCGAAG atttctACCACGCAAGAAATATACAGAAGTATCATTGCATTCGGTACCAACATCACTGATGACTGAAAAAAGTGAATTAATGTCCTAA